The sequence TAAAAGCATAGACTACCTGCATGTACTCTAACagaaaataagaacaaaaaaaatgttcattagGTCACGCTCCTGGGCGAGAACGTAGAAACTAGAAAGCTAAGCTAAAGAATCTAAAAAGTTTGCGTAGAGAGACCAATTGAATAACTCTAGAGGAATGGTTAATTATTGtactaattaatttaataaaaatgtaatagGTGATGCGTCCATAAGGAAACCTTACTGTTAAAGGaaatctattttattataaattaccaCATGTTTTACATGTGTGATGTACCTACTGACTGATGTAACGCCTTTAGCGCAGCGCTATTTAATTATAACattcatttaaataaatttaaaagcacgtaggtatattatatatatttgagaaaacgtattttataatatgaattaaTATGAATTGAATCTTAAATTTCTTAGACAGACTTAGGTTTTGCATGAGTTTACTTTTACAGCTGGTAAGAAATGATCGCGGAATTGAGGCTTAGcaatgtaaacaaacaaataaggTTAGTAAATAGAGTAAATTATCAGCAAGCACTCACCCAACTCCCCGTAGCACAGAGCGCCGATCATCGAGAGGAAGCCCGACAGGATCCAGACGATGAGCGCCATGCCCTTGGAGCCGGCGTACTTCAACGCCATCTTAGGCGACACGAAGATGCCGGAGCCCACGATCACTCCAACGATAATCGCCACCCCGTTCATCAGCCCCAACTCCTTCTTCAAGCGCAGACCTTCGCTCGAGCCGGCAGCGTCTCCGGAGTCCCCACACTCCCCGCCGACCTCCATCGCCTTCGGTTTCAGTCCTTCCGAGGCCGACACTTTAGCCATTTTaacagttttatttaaaatatcacGATAAACAAACTGAAACTTTCAGAATCCGAACACGTGGTTACAGCGCCGCGATTTAAATCATAATGTTAATTTTCTGAAAAACTGAGCGGCGTCAGACAAACATTGCATCACTCGGCGCGGGCCGGACGGCGAGTGAGCGGGAACCACCACGTGCGAACTACACCATAAAAACGCCATGAATTGATAAAGTAGTAGCGGTCAGGCTCTGCCACAGCTACTGATAACGCGAACATTAATGACTACTCTGCACAATGTTCTATTTGCAGGTTAAAATATGCAACACATTAAAAGTTGTAATAACTCACTCTACTGTGAATTAACAAAGGACCAACAGATAGATTGCAATTTTTATGTTCGATATCTCGCACGTCGGAACGCAATATTTGTTTAGTTATCATATGAAAATGCACGTCACACCAACGTTCTACGTTACGCACACCTACTTTACTATTCCATTAAGGTTAGCAGTAACCCCACTAAACGCGACCGTCTGCCGGCAAAGGATGACTCAATGCGTAAAATGTTTTATGTGAAGCGGATGTTCTTTAAAAATAAGCTATGTGGCATGGTCATAAAGCTTAAAATGGCGGCGAGCATCCGTTTTAGTGAGTTCTTTGCCAAGTTTGAGCAACTGGTTTTGGTTCATCTGTCTCTGTCTGCCCGTGCactcatttggcataatttccacacggaaaaaaaatattttaacaatactaccagaacgtttagtaaaatagatttatcgtaactgatactacaatctcgtaataaaaacaactgtattgttacgtttactatattttgaattcaatagaactaagcaaacattaatatgcactaaacagttctgtttgaattacatatacgagaactctagttttatttacaactaatagaataaaggttacgataattctattaacaagaagcttcttgtaatgccaaaaaaataaaaattatctttacaatcttaatcttagcggttactatcacagtatacttcctgtaacttttttatacgttgccattactttgtagttctcgtaaagaaataaaaagaatattcttgtaatgtaaactcaacgaagagttatatttaaaaatattaagtttgtataaatatgtacgcatcgctgtcaactctattatttgtatcgtagcgaatgccatcgcagtatagttgatatgactgttttataagttggtattactttgcagctcttgtaaataatgacaataatattctcgtaatgtatactggtgaacaaatagttctgttgaaaaagtatttagttagtataaatatgtgtttcgtttttgtaacgaaacgccatgtttaagtaccattgtatatcttagtgaatgctatagcagtatagttgattttactttgcgcctcttgtaaaaaataacaatgatattctcgtaatatacaccgaaaaataattgttataacaaaaatattgtccgcataaataaatgttttgcttgtgtaacgaaacgcaatgttttgcggcgtggtcggcggccatttacgtgtcatgagagatcacgcgtggacgcggatcgcaataggttatattatttatcattaaacgtatttactcactacgtattatccattcgtttggtagtttccattttaggaaatggatgaagaggtgcaaaaactcttgcaaggatgggagatggcagagttggcaaaagcaggtgagtcacataccgtacatcatgtagaacttagtagataattagaatggtgagtaaaaaggcatttaatgttgtattcattttacattgcatacaaattcatacgacattacgtgggcaaaatctaaatactgaactaataaggactgtccacgataaaaagtggtcatacataacatgataaatctttcttcctgaatgcacattttgaagcaatattatattttgataaatctgtatacataaaactatataataattaaagctattccttataatgctttagtgtgtctgaggtttcgccgaatgtataccatcaagcatttcatttcttgtacagtgttttttaacaaacttcacacgcttcctggcacaattttataaatacttatatttttataagctgtgttacacacattagaatgacatcttagcagacaaaaaaatactttttgaaactcatttcgacttttggtagtcaggaagactttctactccaagcactgacagttgtttttgtatggagagccaaaaagtgtcaaaaattcgaattcagcaaagttagaaaatctcagtactttcttaatctgattacaatcagaaaaattattactatcgtaaaatcagtatgtaatagggtatattttggctattataattaaacattaaaaaaatatttttgtcattaaaactgttgtacttaaagactgcaagaagacactgtacaaaaaaatattgttatcatgagatacatactgttaaaattcataggccacctaaagtttataatttgtttgtatttttataatgtagtttaatatctacaaattatttgacaaacatgctgcttataaattctcattattctcaagatttaccatgttatatatgaccactttttatcgtggacagtctttatatatatctgaagtggacgtagaatattacttaatgtaaaatttattcatagaaattttaatgtctttttcagatgatttacaatggttgcaagtttcctgtgacccatgccatactgtggaacaaaagtggaaaaattctgcaaaatataaattttggacgaaatgaaggacggttctattaacactgacgaatatatgaacaaagtcttgcactaaggatcgttgaaatatattttttaacaaattatataattattttatttactttcagattcaccaattttcaccgctcatagcatccattccatatgctgggtgacccaggtttccggatcccagtttcaactctaggcttctgtctcttggaactggtcctagcaacctgcatttttatcggtaggtacctatgaatttgtgtgtgcactgtatagacaactaacatttcttgtaaatgtaagaaaaggtttgttgtctacacaaggtggtacagtaggattaaaggctgagccacgccagatacgtgtacgtagacgtgcgcgtagcgtacgcggtgtaaatgacgaatcctcattagagattacaccgcttgtgtgacgtgtttcccgtgtgtgtctagcggtgtatcatctcttttgaagattcgtactttacagcgcgcacgccacgcacacgtctacgtacacgtatctggcgtggctcggcctttaatcctactgaaccaccttgtatagacaacaaacctttttttacatttacaagaaatgttagttgtctatacagtgcacagacaaattcataggtaccgataaaaatataacacgttaacgcaattgtatatttattagagagtaccataaatgcagttgctgtaactaactttcttgttctatcaaccatttaatgaagtttacataaatgaagagaatgtaatatatatcagatgacttgtattcttaacgatacctattattggcctaactaaagttttataacctttacaagaatttcttgtggagtttacattattttgtttatttagacactccatttgttataaatactgaataatctagtaatacacacaatttgactgtgtgacccttacaatatttttattttatgatacgtaatgtatatattacctttacaagaatatattgtcaaggtcacatttcatttattaagctctgcaagaaaatattatttatttgtacggtccacgtgttatgattactaaatattctagtaatacacgctattttaatgtgtagcaattacaagataactagttcactaagctcaacgcatttaaacagactagtttagttatttatactatgtgaacaattgtcccagaatttactagattttctcgttcagattacactattcaggtatcatggacgagacttttttctccgtgcACGGATAACTTGGTCATCTGTTCGATAAGAGATAAGCTGTCTGGGGCACCGGGACGGGGAGTCcggaccagtaggcctagcacatgatggccgcgggagtatgtcgccgcgagatagatgacacgtctttgtctaactgtattaatgacataaggacaggtagtctatctcgcggcgacatactcccgcggccatcatgtgctaggcctgcaggaTTGTACGATAGAGCTTCTTTAAGATGCAAAATAATAGCTATTGTTGAGGCttcaatatcgtcgtacaggaCATGAGCGATTTTATTGTGAACATTGGGGTCAATGACAGTAcagactgtacctacctaacaGTATCTAAATGTAAATGAGAACATTTTTTGTGGCCGGTTGATTTTTGAGGATGATTCAAATTCCTCCATAATTGTTAGTCCAAAAATGTTCAATTGCAAGATGTATTATAGGTTAAATAAGGCTGTCATCCAGAGACACGTAAATCATAAAGACTGTCAGTCTCTCATTTACAAATAACTAAGTTTTGTGAGGACTACGTGATTAGCGCGGAGATTCAGTAGGAGTTGAAATCATAACGTTCCTCAACTCTATTCTAGCCATTGCGATGCATAGACCACATCCTCGCAAATTATAACTTGGTTATTAAACAGTGCATTTAATTGCTCTTTTCGGGGAAATGTGACATGTCATCAAATATTAGGTACGATTAATTGAATTCTgcaaaaggaaaaacggaactcTGGTAGGGTCACTGTTCGTCTCTCAAGACTCAACTATCTCGGTAACTCGTGGAGGTACGGAGTTGAAATTAGAATTAGCAGAAAGTCTCCCGAGCTATGAATAATCAAGTACTAAGTTGATATGGCCGATTATTCAGTAAAAAACGTAATACCTACTACATATTTCATAATTCTTAAGGACATAAAAAATACAGGGTACTTCCCGGTAGGTAGGATAGATTCTTCAGGGTAtgatgaaaaataaaatcaGCGTACACTTCAAATCATTCGGGGGTCAAGTTTGTTCAGcgcttgtacagtcaagtgcaaaaatacgtatcgaaataatcgtctcataaatatggtactacgctcttattacaccggactaagatgctataggacatatttttgagtaagatgtgtacacccatatttttacacttgactgtatgcTTTGAAACCTTTGTATGTCTTTTCGAgctactcgctacgctcgtgttTCTATAGATATGCCGTTGTAAAACAAATAGGGAACAATtgttgaatttattttaaatattaattttaattaacacgTTAATTAAAGGTCTGTGAGATCTATTAGATGGTTTAAATGGCATGGTGTTCGGCGTTGCGATCGGCTTAAGTTTTAGTGAATTAAATTTTGTGGGTGTGGTTTCGCTTTTAATTTGCAATAGGGTTTACAATACAAATACGATTAAATATTAATCTTTATCTTtattaatttcatatttatatatcCTAGCTGTTCCGTCATCCGACGTCGTCAGTAtcacattttcattttcattaaaacATAAATCTAGGACTTCTGATCTGTGGCCTGTCAACTGGAGTACCTTTTCACCGGATCTTCCTTGATATACCCGAATGGCTCCATCGAGACACCCAGTGATGAGGTGGTCTTTCTCCCATATCATTTTGGTGACTCCTACGACGGATTCATCGTCAGACTTAGTGCATTGGTGTCGGACCATCTGTCTGGCTGTGTCCCATATACCAACATCACCATTTAAAGTACCTGTAAAATATATAAGTCAGTGAGTAGGTATTGAATTTAACAGGTTAATATGAATCCAAATACACAAATTGGTATCCTAGAATATCTCATCACCAGACATTGTAACTATCcagcaatttcggtgcagcatGGTAGAAATAGAAATCAAGAACGAAtagaacgatataatacgggactggCAAAGCCCATATAAAAAAGCATACCCCTGAAATATATGGGCTTAtaaggcttaaaactagatggcgctgtttcgcagcctggaagtggccaaaatcatattttccccaaatatttttgcgtgttttattttttataagaacaaatgacatttctttattttaatatcatgatatcatgtcaatacatattaaaaaaacaaaaacaaattgtaggcatcatcaatgtagttatgatCGTATtcaataggtggcgctaaaaatcgaggtacgattcttagtatgaagattgtaaatcctaagATAATATATAATCCTAggtagaaataaaggaattcaTGCTTGTGTTTTTTAGGGACCAGCCACATGTAGATGATCATTAAGGCTCATTGTATTGTTATTAATCCTAATTAACCATTACAGCTGGCCATAGACATATACATTCCTttaattgctggaaaagttacgatgtctgcTCATCATCTAGTTACGTTGACGAAATATATGTGAGGGAGTTTAGTTAGACattccactttgtcgattgctataaaaatGCTGTGTCAGTTTATAttcataatatctgggcgaccgagcttatattttattatcacgtctttagataaaaaaaaactcttataaatacaaaaacaaaaacttaatttctggccgggattcgaaaccctgacacctgcgatctatctgcgaacattagaccgacctcgtatgactgagctaagcggagtcgaaacgcgcgcggcgaaattaacgaccatattttatgtgtactaacgcgaaagaaaaacccatgaaaactcgaaaattttcgttttccgggatctaaggctacgctagatcgatttttcacccccgaaaacccccacataacaaatttcagcgaaatcgttagagcggtttccgagatcgtcggtattatataaataaatatacaagaattgttcgtttaaaagtataagataaagataaagatacaagcaaatcttgtcTTTATGGTTAGCAACATAGTGGGGTGTTTTACTAAACACTATCACAAATCACAACCCTACGCCGtctcagacgacgcaacggagccacgctgttacgtcgtcgcctaaatagaatattgttttttttttctcgtctgtttttaatgttcttttttgtttttttactatttatgtgctatacctattgtttttattttttagttcagtgccttggttttactgttatgctgtgtaacttatttgaataataaataaaaaataagcaaaaaaatatgggtgaatccacgtaaacagtaacgtgagtcacgacttcaatGAGTGTTTAtatgaactacagctgcaaatgaaaggatctttGCATATAttgggaaagtaacacttatttatagaTAGATTgtcacttgaacttgcatcatgaataaatggaacatgtcATAAAATTGTGACtgatgttactcttgccgcggattgacacATATAGTAAGCCAATCTCCCATCCCATAATTACATACCTAATGCAAAGAATCCCAGTTGTGGATCTTGAGCAAAGGCAACTGTTTCCAAATCATTCTCTGCCTGCAGTTGTCCTACTACTTTGCCATTACTTGATGTTGCCAGAATAACTTTAcctgttgaaaaaataatattagataTGGAAGTTTAAATGTGACATTATCCGgttaaagggaccttattgtcaaTGGCGCTTATGGCGTTATGAGCGAtattcgtgtacaaatacgacgccgcgggacgtaagcgccatcgacaataccCCTACAataggtccctttacccagataatgtcacaaataattatataataagcaGAAGTCAGCAGAGGTGAGTTATTTCTCTGCATATTTGATATGTCTGATGTCATATTAGTACAAAAATAGCTCACCCCCAACCTCTGATAAGAAAGTAAATATTATTAGGTTTTGTCCACTTTTATAATACTGGAAGCAATATCTTACCGTCACTAGATATAGATGCCATAATGTTATTCTCTGGATGTGTGTCAATAGCTGTTACTCTCATATCATGGACATTGGCCTGAATTTGCTGAAGAACTGCATTAGTCTTAAGATCCCACACCTTCACTGCACCATCATCATAACCTGCCACTAAGCGAACTCCATCTTTGAACATCTGGAAACATAATATtcacattttttaatatttaaataataataataggagGTCATGCCCTCATGACCTATTATTATTCAAACTTGAAAAAACAATGTAATAGGAGAGATACAGgcaaaataacaataaattttattctttAGTAGTGTTTCTGCATGATACAGGATATTGTTATCATTTAAtatcaacaatttttttttaacctatcctatacctatttataatcTTAACTCAACAATCAGAAAGATACCTAGATAATGAACTCTTTAAATAGGTACTGTAATGTCacattaaaaactttttttttataaaaattaatacTGCTAAATGACCACCTATACCAAAAttactattttaaaaatattttctttaatgcTTACCTTGGCACATTCTACTCTTGTATTATGTCCTTGCAAAACTTTAATGTCACCAGAAGGTATTTTAAACACATAAATATCTCCAGACACAGCTCCACAGATAAGAACCCTGGCTCCGAAGTGCCACAAGCCGAAAGTCAAGTCTTCTGCTTCATATTCAAACGCAATAGGCCATGGCTCTTGTTGATTTTCATCCAAATTGCATTTCCACACTTTAATCAAACCAGACATGTCAGCCGTGGCAAGGTAGGCGCCATCAAAACTGAAGCCAACAAAAATTACTGAATCTTTGTGGCCAGTGCATTCAAAGACAATTTGACCTGTCTGTACAGACCACACAAAGGCTTTGTCATCTTCTCCCCCCGTCACGGCTAGCTTTCCGCTAGGGTGGAGGTCGCAACAGAAGACTGAACCAACATGTTTGTTAAAAACGAGTATAGATAGATCTTCTGGAGGTTCCATATCTGTATCCTCCTCTTCTTGGTCGGTGACCTCCTCCATATTGTCGTCTACTAGCTCATCCATCTCGTCCAAGTAGCCTAAGAATACGGCCTCTTCATCATCCATGCCTGCTATTTCGTCGCCGCTGATTGATGAAGGCGGAGTGTCTTCCTGATAACCTCTCATTGTTCTGCaatttaatacaatataatGCTACAAGTACTCTTACCTCGTATGCAACTGCTTAAAGCTAAAAGTGCAGAAAAATAATGTTTCTCCAAATGGTGAAATATCATAATACTCATGACATGCCTTCCAAAACTTTCCATACTAACCTTACTTATTTAACTAGTTCCAGCGAGTGTTATCCACTATAATttcactaaataaataataactaacTAACGTTAGTAACGGTTACAGCTGTAGTTCTAATAAGACTTAATAGAAATTACATGTCGTCGACATGTGTGATGTGAATTATTCAAAAGTCAAATCAAATCACATTTTTC is a genomic window of Leguminivora glycinivorella isolate SPB_JAAS2020 chromosome 6, LegGlyc_1.1, whole genome shotgun sequence containing:
- the LOC125227258 gene encoding angio-associated migratory cell protein, which produces MRGYQEDTPPSSISGDEIAGMDDEEAVFLGYLDEMDELVDDNMEEVTDQEEEDTDMEPPEDLSILVFNKHVGSVFCCDLHPSGKLAVTGGEDDKAFVWSVQTGQIVFECTGHKDSVIFVGFSFDGAYLATADMSGLIKVWKCNLDENQQEPWPIAFEYEAEDLTFGLWHFGARVLICGAVSGDIYVFKIPSGDIKVLQGHNTRVECAKMFKDGVRLVAGYDDGAVKVWDLKTNAVLQQIQANVHDMRVTAIDTHPENNIMASISSDGKVILATSSNGKVVGQLQAENDLETVAFAQDPQLGFFALGTLNGDVGIWDTARQMVRHQCTKSDDESVVGVTKMIWEKDHLITGCLDGAIRVYQGRSGEKVLQLTGHRSEVLDLCFNENENVILTTSDDGTARIYKYEINKDKD